In Williamwhitmania sp., the sequence ACTCGCACCAAATCAAACCGCTCGAGAGCTCAAAGAACTTTGGAAGAGGGTTGCTGCTGGAGAAAGTGAGAAAGGTGTTTTTCTATTTAAGAATGCTGAAGAAAAGGAGGTTTACCTCATGCTAAGCTTCAGCCCAGCATTCGATGAGGTTGGTAGCTTTGTTAAGGTGCTCGTATTAGGCCAGGATGTTACCGAAACAAAGTTGCTGGAGCAGCAAGCCATGCATCAGGCAGAAGAAATTGAAAAAAACATCGAGCAAATAAAGGTTGAGCAGGAAATTGCAAAGGCGCGTCAAAAGGAGATTGACGCTATGCTCCACGCGCTCAACCAAAATGTGATTGTATCGGAGATGACCAGCGATGGAAAGATCACCTTCATAAATCAAAAGAATGTAGATATACTCGGAGATGCACCTGAAAAAATTATTGGCAGAGTACACCGGGAGCTAGACGGAACGGCAAAGTCCAATCCGAAAGCCTACAATGCCTTCTGGGATGCCCTTATGAATGGAATTCCGCAGGAGAGAGTATTCTCACTGAAGGTTGGCGCCGAGACCAAATGGGTTAGAGAGCACTACAACCCGATTCCTGACGAAAAAGGAGAAATCTATAAGATTATAACGCTGGGCTTCGACATAACTGCAGAAAAGTTGTTTGAACTAGAAGCAGAGAAACTCAAAGGTGAGTTGAAAAATAAAAAACGCTAAGAATCATAAATATAGCACCATGTACGAAATTGGGATTGTTGACACCCGAAACGTAATTAGAACAGTAAAAGAGACCTATGGCTACGATTTTACTGACTTTGCAATAACTGCATTTCGTAGGCGGCTCGACAATGTTATAAACAACCAAAAACTTCGTGATGCCGATAGTCTAATTGCACGGCTGCAAAACGACAAACCGTTTTTCGATGAGTTCCTTAGCGATGTTTCTGTGGAGACCACTGAAATGTTCCGTGATCCATCAGTTTGGCGACACCTACGCGATTCGATTATTCCAGAATTAGTAAAAGGCCCAACGAAACCTAAAATATGGGTAGCGGGCTGGGATTCTGGTGAAGAACTCTACTCTCTCGCCATAATTTTGAAGGAGCTAAACTTTCTCAACCAAGTTCAAATATTTGCAAGTTACTTTAGTGAAGCAAAATTTCTCAAAACAAAATCGGGCGAGATTGAGCCAAAACAAGCCGAGGTAAACGAGGCAAACTACGAAAGATTGATTGGTAATACTTCGCTTGCCAGCTACTTTGTTCAGAAAAATGGCAATTTAGTTCTTGATCCCTCCCTAATTCAAGGAGTTTCTTTTATCAAACAAAATACTATATTTGATAACTCACCTTCGGGCATTCGTTTGATTTTATTTCGTAACCAGATGATATACTACAATCAAGGGTTATGTGATAAAATTGCGCGAACAATGGCTAATAGCCTAGTTCCAGGTGGCTACTTCCTTTTGGGAATTAAGGAGACTCTTGAACTCTCGGGCGCTGGAGCATCTGCATTCACGTTAGTTGATGATCAGGAAATGGTGTATAAAAAGAAGAATAGCTAATGTATAAAGCCGTTATTATAGGAGGTTCGGCCGGTAGTTTTCAAGTAATTACCAAGATACTCCATTCCCTACCGCCAAACTTTCCCCTACCAGTGTTGCTATGTCTTCATCGGCTCAAGCACGTTAGAAGTGGCTTTGTGGAAGCGCTCAGTATAAAATCGGGCATACAGGTAATTGAGCCTTTCGACAAAGAATCAATTAAACCGGGGAAAGCTTATCTTGCCCCAGCAAACTATCACATGTATGTAGACTTAGGTAACCGAATAGCCCTTTCAACTGAAGAACCAGTGAACCATTCAAGGCCATCCATCGACCTCTCATTTGTTACTGCTGCACAGGCGTACCGGGAAAAGTTGATTGGAATTATCCTTTCTGGAGCCAACAAGGATGGAGCATATGGACTTAAAAAAATAAAGGATAACGGAGGCCTTTGCATTGTTCAGGATCCGGAAGAGTGCCAGGTAAGAACCATGACTGAGGCTAGCCTAAAGCTAACACCGGTTGATCATGTGATGAAAACCAATGACATTATTAACTTTCTTAAGAAAATTAAGTAAAAGAGATACTATGAAGCCGGCTCATCGCAAAAGCAGATCATACGCAACCGCAATTTTCATTGCTGGTGTCTTAAGTGCATTGCTGGCCATTTCGGCAGCCGCCCAAGGATTTAGTGGCAACAGATCTTGGCTTATTTTTATCTTTCTCATAGCCAACCTTTGCTTTTTCATTGCCCTTTTTGCAGCTTTCACGCTCCAATCCCAAAGCGCGAGCAAACAAGCCGATATACTCTCCAACTTGCAGAAACGGATGGACCAATACCTGTCACAAGTCGGACAAAAGAAAGAACAAGTGGTGGAGGCGAAAGAGCAGCTATCGGCTCAGATGTTTGCACAGAAAATCCTGCCACCTCAGGAACAGCAATTTGAATCGCTTGAAAAAGTTACAGAGCATATCCTTACTGGTATTGCTCGGGAGTTTAATGTTGTTCAAGGCCTATTTTTCGTAAAGAAAAGTAAGACAGATCTTTTTGAACTGCAAGGGCGTTACGCATATTTTTCCGAAGAAAACCCACATGACTTTATGGAGGGAGAAGGTCTTTCGGGGCAGGTAGCCAAGACCCAAGCGGTGCTGAACGTTTCTGAAATTCCAGAAGGCTACATCACCGTTCTTTCCGGGTTGGGAAAAGGCTATCCAAAACAGCTGCTGATAATTCCAACGATATGGAACAATCAATGCAATGGAGTGCTTGAACTCGCCTCTTTTGAGGTGTTTAGTGAAGAAACCGTGAAACTTTTTACCGAGATGTCACCTGTTCTTGGTGAAAGTCTTCATAATTTTTTGAAAAAAAAGTAAACTAAGAAAAGAGCTACACTATGTGGCAAGTATCCGATACAGTTAAAAAAAGAGTGGTTGTTGCTGCTACAACAGGTTTACTATTTCCTGTTGCTGCTTGGATAATCGATTTTTCCAGAACCGGAAATCCGGCAAACTTCAGTGGTCTTGGTCGCATTCACGAAAACAATCCTGCTCTTTGGTTTCTAGATGCCATTCCATTTATTGTTGCAATTGCCACCTATATTATTCTTAAGCGCCACTACCTCAAAATCAGCGAGATAGAATATGAGCTTAGCGAAAAGGATGAGAACATAAATAAAAATGCTCTTTTTGCCAAGCAGATTGGTGAGGGCGATTACAATGCAGTACTTGACATTACTAACGAAAACGACATTTTGGGGAAGTCGCTCATAGTAATGCGCGACAATCTCATAGAGAATAACAAGAAAGAATCAGAGTTAAGCTGGATATCTGACGGTAAGGATCAAATTTCAAACATACTTCGCCTACACAACAATATTAATGAGCTCTCCTACGACGTCCTCGTAAGACTTATTAAGTATATCAACGTAATCCAAGGAGCACTTTACATTTACGATGAAGAGCGCAAGGTATTGGTGAACCTTGCCACCTATGCCTATAATCGCAAAAAATACCTCCAGCAGGAGTTTAAGGTTGGTGAAGGACTTATTGGGCAGTGTGCCTACGAACGCGACATCATATACCGTAATGAGATCCCTGACTACTATACCACAATCACCAGCGGTATACTTGGAGAACAAAAACCACAAAGCCTTCTGCTAGTGCCCCTCATTACCGATGAAAAACTACAAGGGGTGCTGGAATTCGCTTCCATTGAGCCGGAAATTTCCGAACTCACAATTCGCTTTTTACGAGAGCTTGGAGAAATTATTGCGCGAACTATCTTCAACTTGAGCATCAACCACAAGACTGAAAAGTTGCTTCAAGAGGCCCAGCAGATGACAGAGGAGCTGCGTGAAAACGAAGAGGAACTTCGGCAAAACGCAGAGGAGATGAGGGCTACACACGACGAGTTGGAAAAGTCAAATTTCAAGTTGGAAGCCAAGATTCAGGAGGTCGAGAATGCGCAAAAACGGCTACACAGCTTGCTTGAAAATGCTTCTGAAATCATCTCCATTTACAGTCAGGACCTAAAATTGACATACATCAGTCCATCGGTAACGAAAATCCTTGGCTATAGCCCAACAGAGATGATGAGCGGGAAGGATATGGACCGACTTACTCGAAGGGGCGAACAAACCATTGGCGAGTTCTTCAAGAAATTACTGGAAAACTCAAAGGAATCGCTTACCATCCAGTACACTTTTATGAAAAAGGATGGGGAGAAAATCTTCCTTGAGGCTACTGGAAGGAACCTGCTTACCGACTCTGCAATTCATGGAATTATTGTTAATTCACAAGATATTACCGAGCGGAAAAGGGCAGAAAAAGAGGAGCGCATGCGCAGCAAGATGCAGGCGCTATCGGAGAACTCAATCGACATGATTATCCGCATCAACACCATGGGTCAGTTTTTCTATGCCAACCCAATGGTGGAGAACTACCTAGGTATTGCAGCGAAGGATCTCATTAACCAGACACTTTCCTCAGTAAACTTTGCGGAGCCACTGGCTGAGTTTTTCAAAGATTCTATTAAGAGCATAAAGCTAAGCAAGGAGAAGATTGAAGGGGAAGTCACCTATGGGTCCAAGCTTGGGGAAACTATAATGCATATAGTAGCCATACCAGAATTCAACGAGAATGAACTGGAAACAATTCTATTTGTAAGTCACGATATTACAGAGGCCAAGCGTATTGAGTTAGAAGTTCAGGACAAGAACAGAAAGTTAACGGAGAGCATAAACTACGCACAGCGTATACAGAGTTCTATTTTGCCAGACAACCGACTCATTCGCAAAAGTCTTCCAAACTCCTTCGTTTTTTACAAACCGCGCGACGTGGTTAGCGGCGACTTCCCCTGGTTCTTTCTCAAGGAAGACAACATTTACATTGCAGCTGTTGACTGTACCGGCCACGGCGTTCCTGGGGCATTGCTTTCGTTCATCGGGTACTTTACCCTGAACAACGTAGTTGACCACGACAAAGACTATACTGCGGGAGAGATCCTAAACAAGCTCCACTTTGGAGTTCGCAGCACGCTAAAGCAGGATCGAGCTGACGCAGATGCGAGAGATGGAATGGATATTGCACTGTGTAAAATCAATCTTAAGAAAAAGGAGCTGCAGTATTCTGGGGCACACCGACCTCTTTATTTGCTTCGCAACGGCGAACTTGAGGAGTTCAAAGGCGACCGCAAGGCCATTGGTGGTATTCCTCACCGGAATAAACCTGAAACACCCTTTACAAACTACACAATTAAAATCCAAAAGGGTGACAGAGTATTCTTCTTCTCCGATGGTCTTCCTGACCAAATTGGTGGACTTGAGAAGAAAAAATACTCGGCAGTACGCATTCGAGAAGCATTGGTGGCAAATCCGACATTGCCCATGCCGGAGTACAGCACCTTGTTTGCCCAAGACTTTGAAGAGTATAAAGGAGACCTCAAGCAAATTGACGATATTCTGCTTATAGGTATTGAGTTTTAAATTGCATATTATACCAAATTAACTAACTTTACGCGCTATGGATAAGAAGAATGTAAAGGGATTTCTTGAGTTTGTATACGACTTTTACAAGTCGATGAAAGCTCATGAAATTACCTTGGTATACGAGGGGGAAATTACCCACCAAATTACCAAGGCATTCACCTCTCTTACCGAATCCAACATGGCCAAGGAGGAAGAGTCTAACTCCGTTCAGAAAAAGGTATTCCACGTAATGGTTGAGTGCCTTCAGAACATTAGCAAGCATGCTGACAGCTTTGGCTCGGAGGACTTCCTTTTTGCCGGAAGAGGAATTTTTATGGTAAGCAAGGGTGACAATGAATACAATGTTACCACAGGAAACGTGATCGAGGACACCAAAATCGATGAACTCTCCCGCATTCTTGATCAGATCAACTCTCTTGATAAAGAGGGGCTAAAGATGCTCTACAAGAATCAGATGAAGGAGGGGCGACTGAGTGAAAAGGGTGGCGCAGGGCTTGGCTTTATTGACATTGCCCGCAAAACAGGCCGCAAGCTGGAATACCACTTTCTCCCTATTGACAACGATTCGCACTTCTTTATTCTTACTTCAACCATCGATAGAAACGCCTAACAAAACCTAATTTTTTGCTATGGAAACCATCAAGATTTTGGGAACAGATGATACCCCTCATGTAATTCTTGATCCAGATAACGAGATTTTTGAGATTTCGGGGCGCTCTTTGCCCGAGGACGTAACGGCTTTTTACGAACCCGTCCTTACCTGGCTCGACGAATATGCACAGAATCCCAACTCAAAAACAGCTTTCACCTTTCGACTCGTATACTTCAACACCGCTTCCTCTAAACTTCTCCTCGATATCCTCATGAAGCTAGAGCAGATGCACGAGGACGGCAAGAACGTCATAGTCAAGTGGTTTTACCCAGAAGATGATGAGGATATGCAAGAAGCTGGAGAAGAATACGCAGACATTGTTGACGTTCCTTTCGAACAGATCGGTTATACTCTCAATTAGTGCTGTTACCTGCTATCTTTTATTGATACAATGCTATAAAGGATGAGTGAAGAGATACTAAAAGCGTTAATGCAACTCTTTGCAATAATTGCAAAGCAGGACGAAGGCGTGGAGCTCAGCGAAAGAGCCTACGTGGTAAATTTCTTGACTCAACAACTCAACGACGAGGCAGTACCGGAATATATTCAACTGTTCGACGAGCATGCTGGCCTTCTTGAAAAAGAGGAACCAGACGAAGAGAAGGGGAAGGTTAAGCTCACCTCCGTTAAGGACTCCGTACGCATTCTGGGGATTTGTAAGAAGATTAACAAGACGCTGACCCAGAAACAGAAGATAGTAGTATTGGTTCGCCTGTTCGAACTCATAAATGCCGACAGAAAGTTCTCCGAGCAGCGCATGGCCATTCTAAACACTGTGGCCGAGGTGTTCAAGCTCACCAAGGAGGAGTTCACCGACATTGAAAATTTTGTGATTGGGAATACGCTTCAGGATCTTGATAATCCTAGCGTACTTACTATTCACGACCAAGGAAATACACAACAGCAGGCTAAGCATATCCCCACCGAATCGTTGGATGGGTTTTTAGCCATTCTGCAAATTAAAAGCGTCGATCTCTACTTCCTACGATATACAGGTGGAGCCGACATTTTTCTGAATGGCCTTCCTATCAACAATAAACGAATTTATCTGTACGCAAGCGGAAGTTCCATTCGGCTTCCGAAAGGTAAGCCAATATACTATACCGATGTTGTTGCTCACTACCTCGCCGATTCATCACTCACTAGAATATCCTACCGCGTAAACAATGTTGGTTTTGCTTTCAAAACAGGCGATGTGGGGCTTCGCAACATCACCTTTGCCGAAGAGCATGGCAAGTTAATTGGCATAATGGGTGCATCGGGTGCTGGAAAAACTACACTGCTCAACGTTCTTTCCGGTAATGAGGCACCTACAAGTGGACAGGTTTTTATCAATGGCATCGACCTACACACCGCTCAGGACCAGCTGGAAGGCGTCATTGGGGTTATTCCGCAGGACGACTTGCTCATTGAGGAACTTACCGTTTTTGAAAACCTCTACTACAACGCTAAGCTGTGCTTTAGGGACAAAAGCGAAAGCGAAATTACCGAACTGGTTGAAAAAACGCTAACAAGCCTTGGTCTCCTTGAACGCAAGAACCTCAAGGTGGGATCTCCTTTCAACAAAATGATCTCTGGTGGTCAGCGCAAGCGTCTTAATATCGCACTCGAACTTATTCGAGAACCATCCATTCTGTTTGTCGATGAACCAACATCGGGTCTCTCCTCCCGCGACTCCGAAAATGTGATGGATCTACTGCGGGAATTGACACTCAAAGGCAAGCTCATTTTTGTGGTTATTCACCAGCCATCGTCCGACATCTACAAGATGTTCGACAATATGATGATTCTGGATACCGGCGGCTACATGATATACTATGGCAACCCGGTTGAAGCCGTAATGTATTTCAAGCGGATTGATGCCCAAATCAATAGCGATCAAGGTGAATGTCCTACCTGCGGTAACGTAAACCCTGAACTCATTTTCAACATTGTTGAGGCCAAGGTGGTAGATGAATTTGGCCGATACACACCGACGCGAAAGATCTCTCCTCAGAAATGGGAAGATCACTATAAAGAAAATCTAAAAATGAAGGTGGTAGAGGATATCCAAGTGCCGCCACCCGTATCGCTAAACATTCCTTCTCGGCTAAAACAATACATTATTTATACTCTTCGAGATTTTCACTCGAAGATTAGTAATACACAGTATATTGTTCTCAACCTACTTGAAACTCCGATACTTGCTTTTATCCTCTCCTATGTAATCCGATATATTGCCAACCCAAATTCCAACGTCTACATCTTCAGGGAAAATGAAAATATTCCCATCTACATTTTCATGGCAATTATTGTTGCCCTATTCATTGGCCTTACCGTCAGCGCAGAGGAAATTTTCAGGGATCGAAAAATTCTAAAACGAGAAGCATTTTTAAATCTCAGCCGTTCCAGCTATCTATTTTCAAAAATCACTATACTCATAGTCATTTCGGCTATTCAAAGTTTATCCTTTGTGCTAATTGCCAATAATATTCTTGGCATCAGGGACATGGGGTTTGTATACTGGTTTGCCCTGTTCACCACTTCAGTGTTTGCCAATCTACTCGGACTCAACATTTCTGCCTCCTTTAACTCTGCCGTTACCATTTACATTGTCATTCCGTTGATCATGATCCCCATGATGGTGCTCAGCGGAGCTATGTTCAGCTTTGACAAGCTAAATAGAAGCGTTGGAAGCGTAGACAAGGTTCCCTTAATTGCCGATATGATGGCCACCAAGTGGGTGTATGAAGCGCTTGTTGTGCATCAATTTAAGGATAATGACTTTGAAAAATATTTTTATGAAATAGAAAAAAAAGAGAGTCAAGCCAATTACAAAATAGTATACTATATTCCTGAGTTGCAAAAAAGGGCAGAAGCATCCTTATTGCTGTTAGACCAAACACCCACCGATGTCAGCAAAGCACAAATGGCAGACTATCTTGCAGTTCTAAAAAAAGCGGTTGCAAAAGAAGTGTTACAAGTGCCCGACATTCCCTTTAACCAGGTTGAACAGCTCACCCCTTCCTCCTACACCATTGAGGTGGCTGCTATGCTTTCGGAATACCTTGAAAAGTTGGATAAACATTATAGCGATGCTTTTCAGCACATTGATAATATCAAGGAAGCCAAGATAAATTACCTCATACAAACCAACAAGGCCCTTTACAACGCTAAAAAACAGGCCTTCCACAACGAAAGCATCTCCGACTTAGCCACTAAAGTACTGGAGAAAAATAAGATATTGGAATATAATGACGAGTTGGTACAGCAGTATGATCCCATTTTTAGAGATCCGGAACCTAGCTCGTTTTTTTCGTTCCGCTCCCACTTTTTAGCACCAAGAAAATACTTTTTAGGACATTTCTGGGACACCTACTGGTTCAACATGTGCGTTGTTTGGTCGATGACCATTGTGCTCTACTTTACACTCTATTATGAGCTGCTAAAGAAAGCGTTGACCATACTCTCTGAGATTAACCTTAAAAAGTTTCGTTTTTCTAAAAAATAAATTTTTATCTTTATACAGGCTTAAAAAGATATAAAGCTTAAACCCAAAGTAGAACATGTTGAAAAAGCTTCTATATTTTGTTTCCATTACGGTAATGATGTCGGGCTGTTCGTCATGCGTGCATCAGGGTAATGTTGATTTACAGCAATCGCTTGATGTGCCTGATACCGTTATAGAAGACCAAACGCAATTTGATCCAAACGTGGTTCAGGACATGGTTCAGAACATTGCATCTCCGGTTGAAATTTCAGCACTGTTCAAGAGCTTAAAGGCACCCTTTTCAAAGGATTATTTAGCTCCCACAAAAAACGTTGATGCCTTTAATACCAGCTTTAGAAAATCTATCGGCCTTGGTATTTATGGTGCCGATTTAGGTTACATCAACATGTATGGCAAAACCCTAATGGTGGTAGATTATATAAGTGCCATTAAAACACTTGCTGATGGCATTAAGGTAGGACAGTTTTTCGATTTTTCCACACTAAAAAGGCTTTCCTCCAATGACGGAAATATCGATTCGTTAATCTTCATCTCCACATCCAACTTCAACAAGATTGATGCCTACTTAAAGGAGACAAATAGGAGCAGTTTAAGTTCTGTTATAATAGCAGGAGTATGGATTGAGGGATTATACCTCTCGTGCCAAGTAGCATCTTCCATTTCCAGTCCAGAGTTGAACGAATATATCGGGGAACAAAAAATTGCCTTCCAAACCCTATATCTAGTTCTCTCCCACTACAAAAAGGATCCCAACATTGGCGGGCTGGTTGACGATCTAAGTGAATTGAAATCGATATACGATGAAATCACTATTACCTACGAAGTTGGAGAGCCTAAGACCATAGAAAAGAACGGAGTAATTACTTTTGTTCAGAACGACAAGAGTAATGTCAATATAAGCGATGATCAACTTAAACGATTAAAAGCAGCCGTTGAAAAGATAAGAAACAAGCTAATTGGTGCTTAGTATGAAAAATAAGTTCTTAATTATTTCTTTGCTAACGCTTGTTATTGGTTTAGTGTCAGGCGGTATGTTAAAAGCTCAAACCGAAGATGAGTTGGTAGAGATTTGCGGGATGATAGCTAAGGATGCAACCTACCTTAAAGATTTTAAAATTAAGTTGGATGCCGGTGATCCTCCACCTCAATATAAGCAATCAATTATTCTGACTAAAAACACGAAGTATCGCCTAACGGTATGTAACTCCAAAGATTATCCTGGAAAGGTTGTACTCCAGCTATATGATAATGCAAGATTACTGGGAACCACCTATGTTGTTGCAACAGGTAAAGACTTTCCATTTTTTGACGTTACGATTCAAAAAACAGGTGTTTACCACCTCATATATTCATTTAAAGATGGACAGCCGGGATTAGCGGTAGGAACGCTTTCCTTTGTTGAAAAAATATAGCAACGCTTAAAGCGTTGAAGCAAAAAGAGGCACGAAGCCTCTTTTTCTATTTTAACCAAAAGGCTTGCAAGAATGCTAATGCAATCGATGTGACAAAAAGAATTGACTGAAAGCGAGTTGGATTTCTATCGATGGTAAAATAAAAAGTCAACAAAAAGCAAGCGGGAATAGCAGCAATAAACCCAACCTCATAGGTTATTCCAGGGACAATTAAATACCCCACTACAGCAGTGACAAATACCCAAAAAAACAAGATGAAAATCTTTCGGGATCTTATCTTAAAGGAATCGTATCGCTGAATAAGTTTTACACTGCTTACCAAAATCACAAACCCAACAAAAGAAATATAAACGAGCTGCATCTTGGTTAATGTTTCATTATCAGGTCCTTCCGTCCTGAAAGCGGTAGCAATTGCATCAAAAAGAACACTAGGGTGATCGTTGAAGAACAGCTGGTAAAACTGATAAAAGGCTAAAGGCGTAACAAATCCAATAAAAGCTACGGTCCACTCTCGCCAGTTAAACGGCCTAAAAATGGCTAATCCAGCAACTACAGGAAAGAAAAATATTATTCCTGGAAGCCAAAAGAAACTGCCTAGTCCAATCAAGAATGCTGCCTCAAAATAGCTAGACAGACACTGCTTCGATCGATAGGTATTGAATATTTTGCTTAAAGAAAACAGCAAGAAAAAAGAGAATATTGCTACGGGCGAAATAACTTGAACAGAAGCAGGAAACCCAGCAAGTAAGCCAAAGAAGAGCACCGGCATAAAAGTTCGCTCCTGAATAAAAATATACTTCGAGTTAAGATTTAGAATAATCAACGAAACAAGGATGAACAATGCTAAACCACCAAACCATAGAATAAGGTATTGTGGATGAGGTCCAAAAAGATTATGAGTAAAAATAATTGAATGCTGGTAGAACAATCCACCTACCTGGTTCTGGTTGAGCGGCACAAGGCCTGAAATCCAGAATAGCACACATACAAGAAGAATGGCGGAAAATGCGAGCGGCAAACTTCTTCTAAAAAACTGAACCAAAGTCTTCATAATCAATGCTAATTACCTAGAAATTCATAACCAATATCCTTTCGATAATACATATTCTCAAAGGAAATCTGTCCTAGATTTTTGTAAGCATTTGTAACTGCTTCCACCAGAGAGATTCCAAGACCCGTTGCTGTTATCACACGCCCTCCAGAAGTTATTACACAATGGTTTATTCCAAAGGTCGTTCCTGCTTGGTAAATAAATCCATCTTGAACCGGTCTCTCCAGCCCATCCACTTTAAAACCCTTTTCAAACTTTTCTGGATAGCCGCCTGAAACTGCCATCACGGTACATGCAAGTTTCTTAGAGCTGGCCAAAGCATCATTTCGAAGAGTTCCTCTTGCAGAAGCCTGAAGCGCAGAAAGGAAATCGCCCGTTATCCGAGGAAAAACGACCTCCGATTCCGGATCACCCATCCTAACATTATATTCAATTACAAATGGCTCACCCTCCACATTTATCAACCCGAAAAATATGAATCCCGTATAAGATATATTCTCTGAATTCAACCCTAAAAGAGTTGGTTTAATTATCCGTTTTTCAACCTTCTCCATAAAAACCCTATCGGCAAATGGCACAGGCGAAATAGCACCCATCCCTCCAGTATTTAAGCCAACATCGCCCTCACCCACTCTTTTATAGTCTTTTGCTTCAGGAAGAACAACATAGTTCTTTCCATCGGTTAACACAAAAACTGAAAGTTCTATTCCTGTCAGAAACTCCTCAATGACCACTCTTCTACTAGCCTCCCCAAACTGTCCATCAAGCATCTCTTTAAGTGCATTTTTTGCAGCAACAATATCGCTAAGTATTATCACTCCCTTTCCAGCAGCTAATCCATCCGCCTTCAGAACATAAGGGGCTCTTAATGAGTGGATAAAAGCATAACCATCAATAATTGTTTCAGGATTGAATGTTTGATATCTCGCAGTAGGAATTCCATATTTTTGCATAAAGTGCTTAGCAAAATCCTTACTACCCTCCAGCCTTGCTCCATCCGCACAAGGGCCAATAAAAGCAACATCAATTAATTCCGGATCTTTTTTAAAGTAGTCACCCAACCCCTTCACTAGTGGCTCTTCGGGACCGACTACTACCATGTCAATAGCCTTCTCCTTAACAAGGTTGCCAACAGCCTCGAAATTATTAATATCGAGCAGTACATTCTCTCCTACCAGTGACGTTCCTGGATTTCCAGGAGCAATAAAAAGCTTGGTAAGAA encodes:
- a CDS encoding ATP-binding cassette domain-containing protein, which encodes MSEEILKALMQLFAIIAKQDEGVELSERAYVVNFLTQQLNDEAVPEYIQLFDEHAGLLEKEEPDEEKGKVKLTSVKDSVRILGICKKINKTLTQKQKIVVLVRLFELINADRKFSEQRMAILNTVAEVFKLTKEEFTDIENFVIGNTLQDLDNPSVLTIHDQGNTQQQAKHIPTESLDGFLAILQIKSVDLYFLRYTGGADIFLNGLPINNKRIYLYASGSSIRLPKGKPIYYTDVVAHYLADSSLTRISYRVNNVGFAFKTGDVGLRNITFAEEHGKLIGIMGASGAGKTTLLNVLSGNEAPTSGQVFINGIDLHTAQDQLEGVIGVIPQDDLLIEELTVFENLYYNAKLCFRDKSESEITELVEKTLTSLGLLERKNLKVGSPFNKMISGGQRKRLNIALELIREPSILFVDEPTSGLSSRDSENVMDLLRELTLKGKLIFVVIHQPSSDIYKMFDNMMILDTGGYMIYYGNPVEAVMYFKRIDAQINSDQGECPTCGNVNPELIFNIVEAKVVDEFGRYTPTRKISPQKWEDHYKENLKMKVVEDIQVPPPVSLNIPSRLKQYIIYTLRDFHSKISNTQYIVLNLLETPILAFILSYVIRYIANPNSNVYIFRENENIPIYIFMAIIVALFIGLTVSAEEIFRDRKILKREAFLNLSRSSYLFSKITILIVISAIQSLSFVLIANNILGIRDMGFVYWFALFTTSVFANLLGLNISASFNSAVTIYIVIPLIMIPMMVLSGAMFSFDKLNRSVGSVDKVPLIADMMATKWVYEALVVHQFKDNDFEKYFYEIEKKESQANYKIVYYIPELQKRAEASLLLLDQTPTDVSKAQMADYLAVLKKAVAKEVLQVPDIPFNQVEQLTPSSYTIEVAAMLSEYLEKLDKHYSDAFQHIDNIKEAKINYLIQTNKALYNAKKQAFHNESISDLATKVLEKNKILEYNDELVQQYDPIFRDPEPSSFFSFRSHFLAPRKYFLGHFWDTYWFNMCVVWSMTIVLYFTLYYELLKKALTILSEINLKKFRFSKK
- the purD gene encoding phosphoribosylamine--glycine ligase, translated to MKVLLLGSGGREHAMAQKISESPLLTKLFIAPGNPGTSLVGENVLLDINNFEAVGNLVKEKAIDMVVVGPEEPLVKGLGDYFKKDPELIDVAFIGPCADGARLEGSKDFAKHFMQKYGIPTARYQTFNPETIIDGYAFIHSLRAPYVLKADGLAAGKGVIILSDIVAAKNALKEMLDGQFGEASRRVVIEEFLTGIELSVFVLTDGKNYVVLPEAKDYKRVGEGDVGLNTGGMGAISPVPFADRVFMEKVEKRIIKPTLLGLNSENISYTGFIFFGLINVEGEPFVIEYNVRMGDPESEVVFPRITGDFLSALQASARGTLRNDALASSKKLACTVMAVSGGYPEKFEKGFKVDGLERPVQDGFIYQAGTTFGINHCVITSGGRVITATGLGISLVEAVTNAYKNLGQISFENMYYRKDIGYEFLGN